The following nucleotide sequence is from Trichormus variabilis 0441.
TGAATAACTAAATTAATACTTTCGGTAGCTCCTGATGTAAAAATTACTTCTTTAGAAGATGCACCAACTAAATTAGCAACATTAACAGATGCTTGGGCAACCGCCTCTTTTGCCATATCACCATAAATATGATCAATGCTGCTAGCGTTACCAAACTCTGTAGTCATATAATGTAACAACATTTCTGCAACCCGTTGATCGACAGGTGTTGTTGAGTGATAATCGAAATATATACAATCAAGTTTGTTAGTACTAGTTATCTTTTTCATATTTTAATTAAGGTGAAATTCAAAAATAATCATTATGAACTCCTTTGAACACGGTAGAAAATTTCTGAGTGATTCGGAGTAAATAAAATGTAGCGCTTAGGTAAAAAATAACGTAGCCAACGCATCAGGGTTTGCCAAGCATGCTCTGCATTGAAATCAGGAACTGTTGCACATGGAAGCGACGAAAGAAAATCACGTACTGCACCAAAGCGTTTTGGAGTTGCAATAAATTCATCAACCTGTTGTATTATTGGCATTTCTAGTAAAATAAGACCTAAGTAAGACTCAAAAGCATCTTTTGGCAGATTAGGAGTTAATGGTAATGTATGTATATCTAATAGTGCTGCTTTTCTACTAATTGTAGTTAACTTTTCTAATTGTCCAGAGTAGGCTAAATATAAATCTTCTGGATTACGTAACGTTGGCAACCAATAATTAATCTTGGCTTGTGCCTGGGCTAAATTTTCAAAACTTGATTCTTTTACTTCAACAGTAGGTAAAGGTAATTGCTGCAAATGATGATTTTTGAGAATTTCTATTGTTATAGACATTTGCTCAAATAAACCATCATCAATCTGGATACATCCTGCTAAAAGTTCAGCCTCAAATGTTTTTAAATTATTATATGTAGCTGGAAGGACTACGAGAATTTCAAAATTAGGATGATTAGACCATCCCAAAGCTGATGCAGTTAGATTAGCCGAACCTACGAGACATTCTTCGTCGGCACGATAAAATTTTGCATGTAGGTTATGTTTTAACCAAAGTGAACAATTAGGACGTGCTTTAATAATATTCCATACTTCTAAATCACTTACACCAGCTAAAATTTCCTCAGGATGCCAACGTGTTATACATTTAACTTTAACATCATTAGATATCTTTAAAAACAATCTTTCTAACACGGAAACTTTAATAAAGGGTGCAGCAAGCAAAATATCTTTATGAGCTTCCGCACATAATTTTTCTAACTGAATTGCTGGAAGAATCATAAATAATTTATTCCAATTTACTCTTCTTTCTCTAAAAATTGTCTAGCAATGCGTCCCCAATCTACACGAGTATCTTGAGCGGCTTGACGACGTTTACCATCAGGTTGCTCGTCTTCATATCTTGCCCAAGCCATTAATAAAAGTTTTAATCCCTCTAATGAATTGGTCAGACGATATCGTAATGTTTCTGGATCTACTCCATCTACGTCTTTCTCTAGAATTTCTACTAAATTTTTATAAGCAGGATGGTTAGTATTTAAGGTAACTATAATTGCACCACCTCTAGGTTTGACAGAAAAGAAAGCTGGCGTTTCTAAATCAGCTTCTGCAAATATGTACTTCAAACCATCATCAATGGTAGTTGCAGCTAGCTGAACTGCTTGATTTTCTGTTAATCCTTCGTCAGTTAAGGTTTTTTCAATTACTTGTTGTCTTTCTTGTTTTGATAAAACTTCTTGTTTATCACTTTCACCTGTGTGTCCTTCTTTTTTTCTTTCTTGTGTAACAGCCGTTGCTACTTCTTCTGCTTTCGACCCAGAATGACGTTTTAAATTTCCGCGCCTTCCCTTAGTTTGTGCGTCTAAACAACCACGAATAATCCGAAGCTGGCTCTTAATCTTTTGGGAAATTTCTAATAGTGGGCCTCTTGGATCGCCGTCTTCTTCAAACTCTAATTTTAGTTGAGTTATGGTTTTTCCATCTTTTAATAAAGATTCAATATCAATACTTAGTAATTCACTAAAATTTCTTGCTGATTGTTTATTATTAGTTACACCAAATAAATCATCTAAGGCAGGGGGAAACTCAACCTCAATTCCCCACCATCTATCTGTTGGATCATAACCACTAACTAAGGTTTTATCAAGTTCAAGTTCACGTTCTGCTCTTACAACAGATATACCAACATTTTTAGCTGCGTGTTGTCCATGAGGGAGACTTCCTGGCTGTTTCCCATCCAAAGGTTGGCGTGCTTGATCTTTTGCATAAGAAAAGCGTATTTTTACAGAATGCTGTTGACCACGAAAATCTATTATTTTTTCAACTTCGTATGTATCTTTTCCTTCCCAATATTGGAACATTGAAGTAATATCATAAGGGGGTGGACAAGAGGTTCTTGCTATTAAATAACCAGGATCGTTAGGTAAAGCATACTTTTCAATAATTACATTAGTTAAGTTATCGTAATCAAATGCCATCATACGGATAGAAACTCTACCACTATCTAAAAATCTGCGGTACATCCTGCCAATTAAGAGTTCAGAATTATCAATAATTGCTTTGCCCGTTCTCCAAATACACTTGTCAATATTTGACCAAACTACTAATGTTCCACTTTGTCCAAAACTGTTACTAACTCTTTGCCAAATATTAGGAATTGTCTTTGGTTGTGGTTCTGGTACCTCGGTTTGTCGTTGTTGCTTTATTTCTTCTAAGTCTAAATAAGTATATATAGCGTTCTCTATACCATCCTGCCAACTCCAAACCTCAACCTTTTGGCATTGAGAAACTGAAGAAGATGGTAGTCCCATACCAAAGCGACCAATTCCTATATGCTTTGCAGCATCTAGATAAGTACCATTACCAAATTGCAATGCTAGACGCAGAACTGTAGCATCCATTCCACAACCATTATCTAAAACTGCAAGTTTATAGATTCGAGAACTACGACGCTGATCAACTAAAACTTGCTTTTCGCCGCAAAGAAGTTGGACTTCTGTTGCACCTGCTTGTATCGAATTATCCATCAATTCAGCAATTGCATAAGCTGCATTTTTATAGCCGTTGTCTCGCATTGCTTGTACGGCTAAGTGTGCTGGAACTATATCATGAGGATTGGTAGTCATAGCATTTACCTAATAACCTTAATTGAGTAGTTGATGTAATCGAGTTCTACTTCTAGGATTCCCTAAGATTCAAACCATGTATCAATTTAAACCTGAATTATATGAAAAATAAGTAAGT
It contains:
- a CDS encoding phospholipase D family protein, with amino-acid sequence MILPAIQLEKLCAEAHKDILLAAPFIKVSVLERLFLKISNDVKVKCITRWHPEEILAGVSDLEVWNIIKARPNCSLWLKHNLHAKFYRADEECLVGSANLTASALGWSNHPNFEILVVLPATYNNLKTFEAELLAGCIQIDDGLFEQMSITIEILKNHHLQQLPLPTVEVKESSFENLAQAQAKINYWLPTLRNPEDLYLAYSGQLEKLTTISRKAALLDIHTLPLTPNLPKDAFESYLGLILLEMPIIQQVDEFIATPKRFGAVRDFLSSLPCATVPDFNAEHAWQTLMRWLRYFLPKRYILFTPNHSEIFYRVQRSS
- a CDS encoding ATP-binding protein; protein product: MTTNPHDIVPAHLAVQAMRDNGYKNAAYAIAELMDNSIQAGATEVQLLCGEKQVLVDQRRSSRIYKLAVLDNGCGMDATVLRLALQFGNGTYLDAAKHIGIGRFGMGLPSSSVSQCQKVEVWSWQDGIENAIYTYLDLEEIKQQRQTEVPEPQPKTIPNIWQRVSNSFGQSGTLVVWSNIDKCIWRTGKAIIDNSELLIGRMYRRFLDSGRVSIRMMAFDYDNLTNVIIEKYALPNDPGYLIARTSCPPPYDITSMFQYWEGKDTYEVEKIIDFRGQQHSVKIRFSYAKDQARQPLDGKQPGSLPHGQHAAKNVGISVVRAERELELDKTLVSGYDPTDRWWGIEVEFPPALDDLFGVTNNKQSARNFSELLSIDIESLLKDGKTITQLKLEFEEDGDPRGPLLEISQKIKSQLRIIRGCLDAQTKGRRGNLKRHSGSKAEEVATAVTQERKKEGHTGESDKQEVLSKQERQQVIEKTLTDEGLTENQAVQLAATTIDDGLKYIFAEADLETPAFFSVKPRGGAIIVTLNTNHPAYKNLVEILEKDVDGVDPETLRYRLTNSLEGLKLLLMAWARYEDEQPDGKRRQAAQDTRVDWGRIARQFLEKEE